The genomic interval CCCGAAAATAGTGTTAAGAACGAAAACCCGAATACAACAGTCCCCGGAGCAAAGTTTTCGATCTTAAATATTTCAACCGGCGGCATACGTTTATTGAGTATCGCTACCATAACCAATAAAAATAAAGGAAAGATTATACAGAAAATCAAACTCAGCGGATCTCTAAGTAATTCCTTGTAGTTGCGTGAAGCGAAAGCTGTGAATCTCATTACACTACCCCCGCTTCCGTCACTGCGAGAAACGCGTCTTCAAATGACGCTTTCCCGGTTTGTTGTTTTAACTCCTCCGCAGTACCCAGTGCTTTAAGTTTACCGTTATGCATAATACCGATTCTATCCGATAACGCAACTGCTTCCTCAAGATAATGCGTTGTCAGTACCATCGTTATCTTACCTTTTAGATCATTCATTACCTTCCATAACTCACGCCGTGCGACAATATCCAGCCCAAGGGTTGGTTCATCAAGAAAGATTATCTCCGGGTTTGAGATCAGCGCCATTGCGATACTCAACCTCCGCTGCAGGCCACCGGATAAAGTTTTTGCCTTATCCTTAGCGCGGGCGGATAATCCAAATGCCTGCATTGTTTCTTCAGTTTTTAACCGTGCAGCTTTTTTCCCCAGCCCATATATTCTTGCGATCAATTCCAGGTTTTCCTTAACTGAAAGGCCGGGCGCAACCGCAGTTTCCTGCGGGGATAAATTAATTTTTTGTTTCACCGCTACTGCTTGTTCAACAATACTATCGCCTAATAACACAGCGGTTCCGCTGGTGGGAGATAATAAGCAGCATAGCATCTTGATAGTCGTAGTTTTCCCCGCACCGTTTAGGCCAAGTAAGGCAAAAAGTTCGCCTTTTTTTATTGTAAGATTAAGCGTATCCACAGCAGTACGGCCCTTAAACTTTTTGGTTAAATCAATCGTCTGTATAGCTGTCATAATAATTTCCCTTCTACGATAGGTATAATAACAAATATATTGAAATTTGTATTATTCAAACATAATTATTACAATAAACATTATGAAATTCAATAAAATACCGGTAGTTATATTAGCCCTGATTTTTTTTACCTGCACTTTATATGCAGCCGCTGAAATTAATTGTAATCTATGCGGCAAAATTATCTATGGCCAGTACTTCAATCTAAAAGACGGGAGAACCACCTGCCCGGCATGTTTTAACAATTTACCGCGATGTATGTCCTGCGCAAATATTATTACCGGAAAATACTGGGTTGTAGAATCCGGTGAGAAGTATTGCGATGAATGTTATCAGCATAAACAAAAATGCCGGCTCTGCGGTAATTTGTTTGATAATGGATATGTTGTTGAAGACAACCCGGTCTGTGAAAAGTGTTATCAAAAAACCGAAAAATGCGCGTCCTGCGGTATCGCGCTGGTTACACGCTGGTGGACATACGACAACAGCGGGAAGTCGTACTGTATCAAATGCCATAAAAGTAATAATAAATGCGATGTCTGCGGGAATCCGGTAGGAAAAACATATTTATTATTACCCGATGACAGGCTTATCTGTGAAATATGCAACCGTACTGCCGTGAAGGATAGTATCAAAGTAGATCAACTACTGGCGCGGACAAGTAAATATATCCGTGTAACCCTGGGTTTATACGTAGACCATCTCCCCAAAGTAGAACTCGTTGATAAAAACAAGATGGGCACTATAGGCAACGGTGTGGAGTCCGGTGATAAAGCCGACCTCCTGGGTTTATTCCAGAAGAAAGGCAGGAAGTACAAAATATACCTTCTTGAGAACCTGCCACAGGCACTAGCGGTTGGCGTACTTGCGCATGAGTACGCGCATGCGTGGCAGTACGCGAACTGTCCCAAAGATCAAAGGTTGGTTCTCACTGAAGGTTTTGCGGAATGGGTTTTATACAAAGCATTACTCAATTTCGGGTTCAAGAATGAAGCTGCGCAGATAACCAAGCGTACGGACCTGTATGGCCAGGGATTTATTATTATGCGAAATATTGAAGAAACAGATGGTATGTCTGGTGTTATCCAAAAGATGAGGACTATGAAATAAGGAGATTAATCTATGAGCAAAAAAGCTGTGTTTTTTGACCGTGACGGTGTGTTGAATAAAGCTATTATAAGAAACGGAAACCCTCAGTCGCCTAAAAGGATTGAGGATTTTTGTATTATTGACAGTGCGAAGAGTGTTGTGTCAGAGCTAAAATCACTGGGGTTTGTCACACTGGTTGTTACTAACCAGCCGGATATCACCCGTAAAATAATGACATGGGATGAACTCAACAAAATGAATGAGTACCTTAAGCTCAACTGCGGGATTGATGAAGTAATCGTTTGCCCGCATGATGATAAGGATAAGTGCGGATGCCGAAAACCTGAACCTGGCATGATTTTATCAGCTGCGAAGAAGTGGGACATTGATATAAAAGAATCGTTTTTCATAGGTGACCTATGGAGAGACATTGATGCCGGAAGAAACGCCGGGTGCAGGACAATACTGATTGATTATGAGTATAATCGGGAATTAAAACCGGATTTCAGGGCAAAGAATTTGGTGGATGCAAAGAATATAATCATAGAAAATATGAAGATATACAAAAAGTGAATTTTTCTTTACACAACACCCTAAAAAAGTATAATGATATATACCTTACAAGATGGGGGTGTAGCTCAGTTGGGAGAGCATCGTCTAACGGTAAAAATCTATAACCTCGTCGGTAAATAAATTCCCTGTATACAGAAAAAGAAATTTGTGTGTGTATCATTATGTATGGTGATGTATAGTTCTGTGCTAAAAGTGGCAAGATTTTGGCAAGAATTTATAGTGTTTTGTCGTCTAAATATACCCCAAACTATAAAAAATGATAGTTTACGAGTTGAAATGGTATTGTAGCTGTGTCAAGGATCTCAAGCGGTGTATAAATGTCAACCCACGGGGCGTATATTATTAAAAAAGGAAGATTAGAAAAAAACTATTGTCAACGGATCACGGATATATTCAACAAAGCCAAGGATAAAGAAGGTGTTCAGGGGTGTTTTAGTTGTATAGGTTTTATGGTATCGTCGGAGTTAATGATTAAAAAAATGTGTCCCCGGGGTGGATAATGTGAAAAAAGCGGGCGTCGTTTGCGTCCGGAAATCAGGCACGGTACTAATAACTCCACAGTCACGGCAATCATAACAGCAACTTCTTTCTTCTAACACTCCAGAACAGAACACCCCCTAACCCCCCATAGCCCCCCTTGCCCCCTGAACTAAAAGATGACAGTAGTTTAGGTTCAGGGCGGGACCAGTAATAGCAGTGGTAATGTTACTGGCGTCGGATTTGTACTGGTATTGGCACTGGGTATAAAGTTAAGAATAAGGAACAGTACTGGAAACGGTATTGTGCTGGGGCGATAAAGCCTGAGCGGAATCGGATTGGTAGTTTAATTGTGGAGTTGAAGGGAAGAAGGATAGAAAGCCCTGAAATTATAGGATTGAATGAAGTGAAAATTGAGGTTTAGAGGAGAAACGCAAGACAAAGTGTGGCAGAAAAGTATAAGAAAATATCGGCGTAGAATATTGATAAGAAGTGTGGTAGCGTGTCGGTGTGGATAAAGAGAGCTGGGCGGATGTATATGTTAGTATGTGTTGGGGATAGACGTGAAACAAATGGGTTAGGCGGTGTGGTTGTTGAGTGTTTGTGTTTGTTTTTAGAGACGATGAAAGTAGGGTAAGAGTTTGGTAGGTTCCGGTGGTAGAAGTGTGAAGGGTAGTAGAGTTTGATAGTGTAGAAGGATCGGGGAAGTGGCTGTATCTTGGTAAAAGGATAGGAAAACAAATCCAAGATGATTCAAGGTGGGTATGGTTGGTACAGTGAAGGTCAGGGTGGATTGGACTGGCACGCTAACCAAATCAAGCCAAAACAATGCCACAGTTGATTCTAGAGGTAGTGTGTAATAGTTGAACAGAGGATAGCGTCGGAGTATTAAATATTGGGGTAGTTAATGAGTGTCTTGATAATTGCTGAGAGAAATCATATAATCAGTGGTATCAAATCAGGGAACTTGCTGTATGACTCCCTAATAAAATGAGGAGGTCGCATGAGTTACAGAGAACAACAACGGACAAAAGCTGTTAAGACCCGGGATTCAGTATTTAAGGATTCGGGGCAGGGCGTTTTTAAAGGTAAAGCCCGGGATTTTGTTTTAAGGGAACCGGAATCTAATCTTTGGGAAGGCATACGGCAGGATGTAAAAGAGTATTTCAAGACGAACAAGATACCTTTCTGGCCTGGTAATTTTAATGAACCATCGGGACACTTGCTTTCGTCACAAGTCGCGTGTTTGAATCACTTATTTTTTATGCGTCAGAGAAAAGATGTAGCAACCGAAGTATTGAAAGCTCTTGATAAAAATATTTTGTGTGCGCGCACTGTAGACACGGGCTATGTAGAGTTTGAATTTATCGGTGAGAAAAACTACTTGAAAGAAAAATCCTGGACACCTGGAGCAAATTGTACGTCAATTGATGCTGTTATGATCGGGCAGCGTTTTGATAATACGAAAGTGATGTTTTTTATTGAATGGAAATATACAGAGAAATACCCGGTGGAAAATAAATATATAAAGGAACGGTATCAGATATACGACAAACTGATTCAAGCCGAAGATTCACCGTTTAAACAGGTGGAAGCAGAGGGTTTGTATTATGAACCGTTTTATCAGATGATGCGACAGACCTTACTGGCAGGGTTGATGACAAAGAACAGAGACCATAAATGTTCTGATTATCGGCATGTGCATGTTATACCGACTGAGAACAAAGATTTATTGGAGACAGTCACAAGTCCGAAACTGAAAGGCAAAAATATTACAGAGGCGTGGAGAGCGATACTTAGAACACCGGATAGATATATAACGGTATCACCTGAAGAGTTTATGGAACCAGTAAATAAATGCCGGGACTGTAAATCGGTGCTATCGTATCTAAAGAAACGGTATTAAAGTTAACACTGGTATCAATGCCTTTTGGTTACTATGTCAAAAGAGCGAGTGTAAGAAAATGTGGGTATGGTAAAAGAGGCATGACTATAGGGCGTTTATTGTCGTGAAAGTGGTTGTATGGTGTGGTGAAAAAGTAATAAGAAGCGGGTAGTTTTCGGACAGATTTTAGTGTTTTTAAGGTTGAAATAAATAGTGTGATGGTTAAACACGAGGGTCAAAAAACAACATCGAAATGTTATATAATGTTTTAGTCATGAATAAAAGAATCAGTTTTCTGCCATTAGTCTTATTGTTTTTCACAAATGTACTTTTGGCGGAAGAAAAGTTAAATATAGCAGTAACTGAATTTTCTGGTACAAACGTATCAGAGACAGAACCTGCATCTATTGCTGACCAAATAAGATACTCGCTAGGCAAAACTAATCTTTTTGTTGTGGTAGACCGCGGGAATATGCAAAAAATATTAAATGAACAAAATTTCCAAAACTTTAGTGGGTGTACTGACCGCGAATGTGCAGTCAAGATGGGCAGGTTATTACAAGTAAAAAAGATTATTACCGGACGGTTAAGCAAGCTCGGTACTAAGTATTTTTTAAACATAGACGTTAACGACGTAGAAACCGCAGCAATCGACGTTTCTGAACGTATAGACACACAAAGTTTAGAAGTTATGCCTGACAAAATTGAAGAACTTTCTGCACGAATAGCGAACAAACTTCTGGGTAACAAAGCAGTCGATACTGCCAAAACTCCCGGGATAGAGGACACTGTGGGCTACGGAAGCATTAAAATCGTTAGCAACCCGCCGGGTGCCGATGTTGTTATTGACGGCGAACCCATTGGGAAAACACCAATTACAGTTCCTAAAGTTCCTGCAGGGACACGGCAGGTAATTATATCCAAAGACAAGTATGTTTCACAACAGGAGAAGGTTAATGTTATCATTGGGAAAACAGAGGAAGTAAACGTAGAACTTAGCCAGCAGATGGGATTGGTGGTTGTTAAGACCATCCCGCTCGGCGCGCAGGTGTGGTGCGACGGGGTGTATGTCGGTACGGCAACGCCGATGGGGTTGAGGATTAAAAAATTAGCGCTTGGCGAGCATACTGTCAAAGCGGAGTACGGCGTAGAATACTTTCCGCAGGAACAACGGGTTAGTGTTGTGTTTAACAGCGAAAACGAGGTGGTTCTTCAGTTGAGAGAAAAGCCCGGCGCGGTGTATGTAGAGTCTACACCAAACGGTGCGAAAGTGTATATCGATAACAAGTACTACGCGGATACCCCACGCAAAATACCAGACATCTCTGCGGGAGTTCATACAGTTAAAGTGTTGCTAAACGATTACAAAGAATACACAGAAACTACTGAAGTTAAAGGTGGAAAGACTGTATGTATCACTTCTACCCTCGAGTTTGATAAACGTACAATAGTATCTGTTAATCATGGAGAAGAAAA from Elusimicrobiota bacterium carries:
- a CDS encoding PEGA domain-containing protein; the encoded protein is MNKRISFLPLVLLFFTNVLLAEEKLNIAVTEFSGTNVSETEPASIADQIRYSLGKTNLFVVVDRGNMQKILNEQNFQNFSGCTDRECAVKMGRLLQVKKIITGRLSKLGTKYFLNIDVNDVETAAIDVSERIDTQSLEVMPDKIEELSARIANKLLGNKAVDTAKTPGIEDTVGYGSIKIVSNPPGADVVIDGEPIGKTPITVPKVPAGTRQVIISKDKYVSQQEKVNVIIGKTEEVNVELSQQMGLVVVKTIPLGAQVWCDGVYVGTATPMGLRIKKLALGEHTVKAEYGVEYFPQEQRVSVVFNSENEVVLQLREKPGAVYVESTPNGAKVYIDNKYYADTPRKIPDISAGVHTVKVLLNDYKEYTETTEVKGGKTVCITSTLEFDKRTIVSVNHGEEKSIAGISVTSTPKDAKVYIDDQYRATTPCIITDIPLGIHNIRVVRNGYGEFTKPVELKHGEILKVVADLGKATNVNDTAVTSSNNENKALKYDSQYIKTKRYVYYCSSVGKTFGILGSQPTTREEAIYKYTLSGLISGVVLGTLAYFAPPVKDDFTTYSTKEGNFLILTVAGVVSGFISGVSAKEIQQTSMLHLDKENDKIDYRFHMPQLVLNIADNTISTTFVSYKF
- a CDS encoding LIM domain-containing protein, with translation MKFNKIPVVILALIFFTCTLYAAAEINCNLCGKIIYGQYFNLKDGRTTCPACFNNLPRCMSCANIITGKYWVVESGEKYCDECYQHKQKCRLCGNLFDNGYVVEDNPVCEKCYQKTEKCASCGIALVTRWWTYDNSGKSYCIKCHKSNNKCDVCGNPVGKTYLLLPDDRLICEICNRTAVKDSIKVDQLLARTSKYIRVTLGLYVDHLPKVELVDKNKMGTIGNGVESGDKADLLGLFQKKGRKYKIYLLENLPQALAVGVLAHEYAHAWQYANCPKDQRLVLTEGFAEWVLYKALLNFGFKNEAAQITKRTDLYGQGFIIMRNIEETDGMSGVIQKMRTMK
- a CDS encoding HAD-IIIA family hydrolase — protein: MSKKAVFFDRDGVLNKAIIRNGNPQSPKRIEDFCIIDSAKSVVSELKSLGFVTLVVTNQPDITRKIMTWDELNKMNEYLKLNCGIDEVIVCPHDDKDKCGCRKPEPGMILSAAKKWDIDIKESFFIGDLWRDIDAGRNAGCRTILIDYEYNRELKPDFRAKNLVDAKNIIIENMKIYKK
- a CDS encoding ABC transporter ATP-binding protein — translated: MTAIQTIDLTKKFKGRTAVDTLNLTIKKGELFALLGLNGAGKTTTIKMLCCLLSPTSGTAVLLGDSIVEQAVAVKQKINLSPQETAVAPGLSVKENLELIARIYGLGKKAARLKTEETMQAFGLSARAKDKAKTLSGGLQRRLSIAMALISNPEIIFLDEPTLGLDIVARRELWKVMNDLKGKITMVLTTHYLEEAVALSDRIGIMHNGKLKALGTAEELKQQTGKASFEDAFLAVTEAGVV